Proteins from one Methanococcus maripaludis C5 genomic window:
- a CDS encoding metalloregulator ArsR/SmtB family transcription factor, which translates to MAMEEYKYEYMAEVFKAFADPTRLMILELLSENESMCVCKIIDELKKPQPTISHHLNILKKSGIIKARKEGTWNHYYIVNPKVREMISIMGGIVD; encoded by the coding sequence ATGGCTATGGAAGAATACAAGTACGAATATATGGCTGAAGTCTTTAAGGCGTTCGCTGACCCCACTAGATTAATGATTTTGGAGCTTTTGAGTGAAAACGAAAGCATGTGCGTATGTAAAATTATTGATGAGTTGAAAAAACCCCAACCAACAATTTCCCATCACCTGAACATATTAAAGAAGTCTGGAATCATTAAAGCCAGAAAAGAAGGTACCTGGAACCACTACTATATTGTAAATCCAAAGGTAAGGGAAATGATATCTATTATGGGCGGAATTGTAGATTAA
- the mobB gene encoding molybdopterin-guanine dinucleotide biosynthesis protein B, whose amino-acid sequence MIRVIGVIGRKDTGKTGLIANILKNLDGMSVATVKNSHMDIDVDSPDTDSYRLKQLADTSVFVTQKGSAFYYNRMNLKEILAKLDCDLVFVEGFKEDLIELNIPKILVTEGGRGAELKDNQTIMVIDDFKYDIDEVTAQVLEKAIVPTYNLNCGHCGYNCKGFANKLASGEVKWNKCVMSTALTLIVDGRTIPVNPFVSDIIKNTLKGIVRTLKGTENPETISIKIEKK is encoded by the coding sequence ATGATAAGAGTTATAGGTGTAATCGGAAGAAAGGATACTGGAAAAACAGGTTTGATAGCCAATATCCTCAAGAACTTGGATGGCATGTCGGTTGCGACAGTTAAAAATTCACATATGGACATAGACGTTGATTCCCCAGATACTGACTCGTACAGGCTAAAACAGCTTGCTGATACTTCTGTTTTTGTTACTCAAAAAGGCTCTGCCTTTTATTATAACAGGATGAATTTGAAAGAAATCCTTGCAAAGCTCGACTGCGACCTTGTTTTCGTTGAAGGTTTTAAAGAAGATTTGATCGAATTAAATATTCCAAAAATACTTGTAACTGAAGGGGGACGGGGCGCTGAATTGAAAGACAACCAGACCATAATGGTCATTGATGACTTCAAATATGATATAGATGAAGTTACTGCCCAGGTTCTTGAAAAAGCTATAGTTCCAACGTATAACCTAAACTGCGGTCACTGCGGATACAACTGCAAAGGTTTTGCGAATAAATTGGCTTCGGGCGAAGTTAAATGGAACAAATGTGTTATGTCAACAGCATTAACACTGATAGTCGATGGCAGAACAATCCCGGTAAATCCATTTGTTTCCGACATTATAAAAAACACTCTGAAAGGGATTGTAAGAACACTGAAGGGTACGGAAAACCCTGAAACAATTTCAATCAAAATTGAAAAGAAATAA
- the twy1 gene encoding 4-demethylwyosine synthase TYW1: MIPEQIHNILRKQHYQLKEHSGVKLCGWVRKSFLEGKECYKSKFYGINTHRCVQSTPSVAWCQQSCIFCWRVLPKDLGLDSFESPEWKEPEVVAEDILSMHKTIITGYKGILDRIGEEKYLEATKPKHVALSLSGEPTMYPYIDELIEVFHKKGMSTFLVSNGILTDVIEKVNPTQLYISLDAYDLESYKKICGGTKDNWESILNTLDILDSKKRTCIRTTVIRNINDNILKFKELFERANSNFIELKSYMNVGYSRKRLNLDDMVKQDELLEMGKILGENSIFEIEDDSPESRVVLLTNKNRKINPKIDFGF; this comes from the coding sequence ATGATTCCTGAACAAATACACAATATTTTAAGAAAACAGCACTACCAGTTAAAAGAACACAGCGGGGTAAAACTCTGTGGATGGGTTAGAAAATCTTTTTTAGAAGGAAAAGAATGCTATAAATCAAAGTTTTACGGCATAAACACCCATAGATGTGTTCAAAGTACTCCTTCAGTTGCATGGTGTCAGCAATCATGTATTTTTTGTTGGAGGGTTCTTCCAAAAGATTTAGGATTGGATTCATTTGAATCTCCAGAATGGAAAGAACCAGAAGTTGTTGCAGAAGATATTTTAAGCATGCATAAAACTATCATAACGGGATACAAGGGAATTTTGGACAGGATTGGTGAAGAAAAGTACCTCGAAGCAACAAAACCAAAACACGTTGCACTTTCCCTTTCAGGAGAGCCTACGATGTATCCTTACATTGACGAATTAATCGAAGTATTCCATAAAAAGGGAATGTCCACATTTTTAGTTTCAAACGGAATTTTAACTGATGTAATTGAAAAGGTAAATCCAACACAGCTCTATATTTCCCTTGATGCATACGATTTAGAAAGCTACAAGAAAATATGTGGCGGAACAAAAGACAACTGGGAATCCATATTAAATACTTTGGATATTTTAGACTCAAAAAAACGAACCTGCATTAGAACCACGGTTATTCGAAATATAAACGATAATATTTTGAAATTCAAAGAATTATTCGAAAGAGCAAACTCAAACTTCATTGAACTAAAATCTTACATGAATGTTGGATATTCAAGAAAAAGATTAAATCTTGATGATATGGTAAAACAAGATGAACTTTTGGAAATGGGTAAAATTTTAGGTGAAAACAGTATATTTGAAATTGAAGATGATTCTCCTGAAAGCAGGGTAGTTTTACTTACTAACAAAAATAGAAAAATTAATCCAAAAATAGATTTTGGATTTTAA
- a CDS encoding 2,3-bisphosphoglycerate-independent phosphoglycerate mutase translates to MKAVIFIMDGLGDRPNKDGNTPLKEAKTPVMDKMAKDGICGLMNAVDVGVRPGSDTAHLAILGYDPYTTYTGRGPFEACGVGVTVKPGDIAFRCNFSSVNENFIVTDRRAGRIEDTSELEKELDGLKIDDIDIIFKESGGYRAALVLRGPGLSDKISDADPKKEGKRVKEIHPLDNSKEAKKTAEIVNKLLKIAYEKLDKHPVNEERRKQNLPVANMIVPRGVGQVPEIMQFSEKTGLKGACIAGTGLIKGIAKMVGLDVIDVEGCDGTPNSDLMAKACAIVETLKDYDFILVNVKGADEAGHDGNYELKKEIIEKIDEMLDYITKNIDKDEVYIAMSGDHSTPIEEMDHSADPLPILIWGKSVRVDDVEKFDEFSTYKGGLNWIKGTNIMPILMDLMSIAKKYGA, encoded by the coding sequence ATGAAAGCGGTTATTTTTATTATGGATGGGCTTGGAGATAGGCCAAACAAAGATGGAAACACTCCGTTAAAAGAAGCTAAGACTCCAGTAATGGACAAAATGGCCAAAGACGGAATTTGTGGACTTATGAACGCTGTTGATGTTGGAGTGAGACCTGGAAGCGACACTGCACACCTCGCAATTTTAGGCTACGACCCATACACAACATATACTGGAAGGGGGCCATTTGAAGCATGCGGTGTTGGAGTTACAGTAAAACCTGGAGATATTGCATTTAGATGCAATTTTTCCTCAGTTAATGAAAATTTCATTGTAACAGATAGGAGAGCTGGAAGAATTGAAGATACGTCGGAACTTGAAAAAGAGCTCGATGGACTAAAAATTGACGATATAGATATTATTTTTAAAGAGTCTGGAGGATACCGAGCGGCCCTTGTTTTAAGAGGTCCTGGTTTAAGTGATAAAATAAGCGATGCAGACCCTAAAAAAGAAGGAAAAAGAGTAAAAGAAATACATCCTCTTGATAATTCAAAAGAAGCTAAAAAAACTGCGGAAATTGTTAATAAATTGTTAAAAATTGCTTACGAAAAATTAGATAAACACCCCGTGAACGAAGAGAGAAGAAAACAGAACTTGCCTGTTGCAAACATGATCGTTCCACGAGGTGTTGGACAGGTTCCAGAAATTATGCAGTTTAGTGAAAAAACTGGACTTAAAGGGGCATGTATTGCAGGAACTGGACTTATCAAAGGAATTGCAAAAATGGTCGGGTTAGATGTTATAGATGTTGAAGGTTGTGATGGAACTCCGAATTCAGACCTTATGGCCAAAGCATGTGCAATTGTTGAAACACTTAAAGATTACGACTTTATACTTGTAAACGTAAAAGGCGCAGATGAAGCAGGACATGATGGAAATTACGAACTTAAAAAAGAAATAATTGAAAAAATTGATGAAATGCTCGATTACATTACAAAAAATATCGACAAAGATGAAGTTTACATTGCAATGTCGGGAGACCACTCAACCCCGATTGAAGAAATGGACCACTCTGCAGACCCCTTACCAATATTAATCTGGGGAAAAAGTGTTAGAGTTGACGATGTTGAAAAATTCGACGAATTTTCCACATATAAAGGTGGATTGAACTGGATAAAAGGAACAAATATTATGCCCATTTTAATGGACCTTATGAGTATTGCAAAAAAATATGGTGCGTAA
- a CDS encoding CAP domain-containing protein, whose protein sequence is MDWPFKAFTLTLITLSLLVAASANCVFDGCEPTFSNVTYQNFNENYSNLFDNNHNLFFELNSLFKNNLDYKTFEVKAYAPLKKTSSKIDFLESRYVPVTTVDTSSEDNTDTSSEDNTDTSSEDNTDTSSEDNTDTSSEDNTDTSSEDNTDTSSEDNTDTSSEDYVYLPSKITQSPKTSLYIIKTTQEPVVEEPVVEEPVVEEPVVEEPVVEEPVVEEPVVDKNSLIEQYILDYTNIERSSYGLDELILDSKLSQISQAHSDDMVENDYFSHVNLDGETPTDRAIAADYNVVKYLGDGYYATGIGENIAKMPTGNVIGIGYVSDDAESIAKAIVDAWMDSPGHRANILNSQYTNMGIGVSFDGTYYVATQNFY, encoded by the coding sequence ATGGATTGGCCGTTTAAAGCTTTTACATTAACGTTAATTACACTATCCTTATTAGTAGCCGCTAGCGCAAATTGTGTCTTCGATGGATGTGAACCAACTTTTTCAAACGTAACTTACCAAAATTTTAACGAAAACTATTCTAATTTATTTGATAACAACCATAATCTATTCTTCGAATTAAACAGCCTTTTTAAAAATAATTTGGACTACAAGACTTTTGAAGTTAAAGCATATGCTCCCCTGAAAAAGACGTCTTCAAAAATAGATTTTCTTGAATCAAGATATGTTCCAGTGACTACGGTAGACACGTCTTCTGAAGATAATACCGACACGTCTTCTGAAGATAATACCGACACGTCTTCTGAAGATAATACCGACACGTCTTCTGAAGATAATACCGACACGTCTTCTGAAGATAATACCGACACGTCTTCTGAAGATAATACCGACACGTCTTCTGAAGATAATACCGACACGTCTTCTGAAGATTACGTTTATTTACCTTCAAAAATTACTCAATCTCCAAAAACATCGCTATATATCATTAAAACTACACAAGAACCAGTAGTAGAAGAACCAGTAGTAGAAGAACCAGTAGTAGAAGAACCAGTAGTAGAAGAACCAGTAGTAGAAGAACCAGTAGTAGAAGAACCAGTAGTAGATAAAAACTCATTGATTGAACAATATATATTAGACTATACCAATATAGAACGCTCCTCATATGGACTCGATGAGTTAATATTAGATAGTAAGTTAAGTCAAATTTCACAAGCTCATAGTGATGACATGGTGGAAAATGATTATTTTTCCCATGTAAACTTAGATGGAGAAACTCCTACCGATAGGGCCATTGCAGCAGATTATAACGTTGTAAAATACCTAGGAGACGGATATTACGCTACAGGAATTGGCGAAAATATTGCAAAAATGCCTACTGGCAATGTAATTGGAATTGGATATGTTTCAGACGATGCTGAAAGTATTGCAAAAGCTATCGTGGATGCCTGGATGGATAGTCCCGGCCACAGGGCAAATATTCTAAACTCCCAATACACCAATATGGGCATAGGCGTATCTTTTGATGGTACGTATTATGTTGCTACCCAAAATTTCTATTAA
- a CDS encoding DNA topoisomerase IV subunit A codes for MITSEERNLAAKKLLKLANDMYEDIIRGKRPKITFPIRSLANAKFDAEKGTFAILGKEKDRMLTVNQAKIFAQTIKMMEFSKELLDTNDFSTLREAYYVSKNWGEARFDDQQPSNGVIEDIEAASEHLREDLGFIPEEDGAAVIGPLRIADKTADGEEIKIDCTKLGSGAYNIPNDVTKLEFETKADFILAIETAGMFARLNAEEFWKKHNCILISLKGVPARATRRFIKRLNEEHKLPILVFTDGDPYGYLNIYRTLKVGSGKAVHLADKLAVPESRLIGVTPQDIVDYELPTHPLKDHDVKRLKDGLKNDDFVRSFPEWQKALNQMADGKVRAEQQSLAKYGLKYVVEEYLPAKIEDSKTWLP; via the coding sequence GTGATAACCTCAGAAGAGAGAAATTTAGCGGCCAAAAAATTATTAAAACTTGCTAATGATATGTATGAAGACATCATACGAGGAAAAAGACCTAAAATCACCTTCCCAATAAGAAGTCTCGCCAATGCAAAATTTGATGCTGAAAAAGGAACTTTTGCGATACTTGGAAAAGAAAAAGATAGGATGTTAACGGTAAATCAAGCAAAAATATTTGCCCAAACTATCAAAATGATGGAATTTTCAAAAGAACTGCTTGATACAAACGATTTCTCAACCTTGAGAGAAGCTTATTATGTCTCCAAAAACTGGGGTGAAGCTAGATTTGATGATCAACAGCCATCAAACGGAGTTATTGAGGATATTGAAGCTGCTTCGGAACATTTAAGGGAAGATTTAGGATTCATCCCTGAAGAAGATGGTGCAGCTGTTATCGGGCCGTTAAGAATCGCAGATAAAACTGCAGATGGGGAAGAAATTAAAATTGACTGTACTAAACTTGGAAGCGGTGCATACAACATTCCAAATGATGTTACAAAATTAGAATTTGAAACAAAAGCAGATTTCATTTTAGCAATAGAGACTGCGGGTATGTTTGCAAGGTTAAATGCTGAAGAATTCTGGAAGAAACACAACTGTATATTAATCTCTTTAAAAGGTGTTCCTGCAAGGGCAACTAGAAGATTTATCAAAAGATTAAATGAAGAACACAAATTGCCAATTTTAGTATTTACGGATGGTGACCCTTACGGATACTTAAACATCTACAGGACTTTAAAGGTAGGAAGTGGTAAAGCAGTTCACCTAGCGGATAAATTGGCAGTTCCCGAATCTAGACTTATTGGGGTAACTCCACAAGATATTGTTGATTACGAACTTCCAACCCACCCGCTAAAAGACCACGATGTTAAAAGATTAAAAGATGGTCTTAAAAACGATGACTTCGTTAGATCATTTCCTGAATGGCAGAAAGCATTAAATCAGATGGCTGACGGTAAAGTAAGGGCAGAACAACAGTCTTTGGCAAAATACGGTTTGAAGTATGTTGTTGAAGAATACTTGCCTGCAAAAATTGAAGATTCAAAAACATGGCTTCCATAA
- the ftsZ gene encoding cell division protein FtsZ translates to MKFLKNIAQTDFLEPAPEQLSDIDRELLELIEQSKARITVVGCGGAGNNAINRLIAESIEGARIVAINTDAQQLVKTHADQKVLIGKNLTKGLGAGGNPVKGEESAKENSEEVKKAVQDSDLVFVTCGLGGGTGTGSAPVVAEISKKVGALTVAVVTLPFSMEGKVRMSNAIAGLNKLKEVADTIVIIPNDKLLEIVQNVPLRTAFKVADEVLMNSVRGMVELVNNAGDIHVDFADVRAVMNNGGIAMMGIGESDSEKRAREAIQIALNSPLLCVDVDGATGALIHITGPEDMSLEEAKEIVSTVSDRLDEKATIIWGTTIDETLENSLRVLLIVTGTKSTGDYTIDVTKKKYLIDIPKI, encoded by the coding sequence TTGAAATTTTTAAAAAACATAGCACAAACCGATTTTTTGGAACCTGCTCCAGAACAGCTTTCCGATATAGATAGAGAATTGCTTGAGTTGATAGAACAATCAAAAGCAAGAATCACAGTTGTAGGTTGCGGCGGCGCAGGAAACAATGCAATAAACAGATTAATTGCAGAAAGTATCGAAGGCGCAAGAATTGTTGCAATAAACACAGACGCACAGCAACTCGTAAAAACTCATGCCGATCAGAAGGTTTTGATTGGTAAAAACCTCACTAAAGGGCTGGGTGCAGGCGGAAACCCAGTTAAAGGTGAAGAATCTGCAAAAGAAAATTCAGAAGAAGTTAAAAAAGCAGTTCAAGATTCAGACCTCGTATTTGTAACATGTGGACTCGGTGGTGGAACTGGAACCGGTTCTGCCCCTGTAGTTGCAGAAATTTCTAAAAAAGTGGGTGCTTTAACAGTTGCAGTTGTTACATTACCATTCTCAATGGAAGGAAAAGTTAGAATGTCAAATGCAATTGCAGGCCTTAACAAATTAAAAGAAGTTGCAGATACGATTGTTATCATACCTAACGATAAATTGTTGGAAATTGTTCAAAACGTTCCATTAAGAACAGCTTTCAAAGTCGCAGATGAAGTTTTAATGAATTCCGTTAGGGGAATGGTTGAACTAGTAAACAACGCTGGAGACATCCACGTGGACTTTGCTGACGTTAGGGCAGTAATGAACAACGGCGGAATTGCAATGATGGGTATTGGTGAAAGTGACTCTGAAAAGAGGGCAAGAGAAGCAATACAAATCGCATTAAACAGCCCACTTCTTTGTGTGGATGTTGACGGTGCAACCGGTGCATTAATTCATATAACTGGGCCTGAAGACATGAGCCTTGAAGAAGCAAAAGAAATTGTTTCAACAGTTTCAGATAGATTAGACGAAAAAGCAACGATTATTTGGGGAACTACAATCGATGAAACACTCGAAAATTCATTAAGGGTTTTACTTATCGTTACAGGTACAAAATCAACTGGTGACTACACCATTGACGTAACGAAAAAGAAATACTTAATAGATATCCCAAAAATCTAA
- a CDS encoding protein translocase SEC61 complex subunit gamma: MAKEKTTSTEISTSKVNTTLNNLKDFLHQCRRVLMISRKPTRQEYITISKVTGLGICLLGFVGFIIHVPITYVKGLIKP; encoded by the coding sequence ATGGCAAAAGAAAAAACTACAAGTACTGAAATTTCTACATCAAAGGTAAATACGACATTGAATAACTTAAAAGACTTTTTACACCAATGTAGAAGAGTTTTAATGATTTCAAGAAAGCCAACAAGACAGGAATACATAACAATATCTAAAGTAACTGGACTTGGTATATGCCTTCTTGGTTTTGTTGGGTTTATAATACATGTGCCAATTACGTACGTGAAAGGATTAATAAAGCCATAA
- a CDS encoding transcription elongation factor Spt5: protein MIFAVRTTTGQEKNVAESLASKAEKENLEVFSILATEDLKGYILIEAANKGALDDLVRKSFKVKGIVPGETSVSELDHLLTPTKIIEHIDKGDIVELVGGPFKGERARVTRVDKHKEEITLELIDAAVPIPITVGVEQVKIVSKQD from the coding sequence ATGATTTTTGCAGTAAGGACCACTACCGGTCAGGAAAAAAACGTTGCAGAATCTCTGGCTTCAAAAGCTGAAAAAGAGAACTTAGAAGTATTTTCAATTTTAGCAACCGAAGATTTGAAAGGATACATCCTAATTGAAGCTGCTAACAAAGGGGCTTTAGATGACCTTGTTAGAAAAAGCTTCAAGGTAAAAGGAATCGTTCCGGGAGAAACCAGCGTAAGCGAACTCGATCACTTGTTAACTCCAACAAAAATCATTGAACATATCGATAAAGGAGATATCGTTGAATTGGTTGGCGGTCCGTTCAAAGGTGAAAGGGCAAGAGTTACAAGAGTTGACAAACACAAAGAAGAAATTACTCTTGAATTGATAGATGCAGCAGTACCTATTCCAATAACTGTTGGTGTTGAACAGGTTAAAATTGTATCTAAACAGGATTAA
- a CDS encoding 50S ribosomal protein L11, translating into MAEQVVEILVSGGKATAGPPLGPAIGPLGVNIMQVVQKINDMTKDYDGMSVPVKVIVDTDKRTFEVEVGIPPASALVKKELGIATGAQEPKHQVAGNLTMEQVVKIAKMKQDAMLAYNLKNASKEVIGTCVSVGVNVEGMTPKEAQKAIDAGQFDSYFN; encoded by the coding sequence ATGGCAGAACAAGTAGTAGAGATACTCGTATCTGGTGGAAAAGCAACAGCAGGTCCTCCTTTGGGTCCAGCAATCGGTCCTTTGGGCGTAAACATCATGCAAGTTGTTCAAAAAATCAACGACATGACAAAAGACTATGACGGAATGAGTGTTCCAGTTAAAGTTATTGTTGATACTGATAAAAGAACATTCGAAGTTGAAGTGGGTATTCCTCCTGCATCCGCATTAGTTAAAAAAGAACTCGGAATTGCAACAGGGGCACAAGAACCAAAACACCAAGTTGCAGGAAACTTGACAATGGAACAAGTAGTTAAAATTGCAAAAATGAAACAAGATGCAATGTTAGCATACAACTTGAAAAACGCTTCAAAAGAAGTTATTGGAACATGTGTATCAGTTGGAGTGAACGTAGAAGGAATGACTCCAAAAGAAGCACAAAAAGCAATTGACGCAGGACAATTTGACAGCTACTTTAATTAA
- a CDS encoding adenylosuccinate synthetase, which yields MTCTIVVGGQWGDEGKGKIISYLCKKDNPSIIARGGVGPNAGHTVEVDGEKYGIRMVPTGFPNVNAKLAVGAGVLTDPEVLLKEIKMLEKFNVGERMIIDYRCGIIEDVHKETDKSNEHLSKEIGSTGTGCGPANVDRAMRTLKQGKDVESISKYLGDVSEEVNEALESGDNVLIEGTQGSLLSLFYGSYPYVTSKDTNAASFAADVGVGPTKIDEVVAVFKSYPTRVGEGPFPTEMTVEEAESLGVVEYGTVTGRRRRVGYFDHDLAKKVCRLNGATQIAITCLDKYDTDCYGIIEYDKLSEKGKAFIKEVEEKVGVKVTLISTGPELGQTIDVRK from the coding sequence ATGACATGTACCATAGTAGTTGGTGGCCAATGGGGCGACGAAGGAAAGGGAAAAATAATAAGCTACCTCTGTAAAAAAGACAACCCGTCAATTATTGCAAGAGGCGGTGTAGGCCCTAATGCAGGACACACTGTTGAAGTAGACGGAGAAAAATACGGAATAAGAATGGTTCCAACCGGTTTTCCAAATGTTAACGCGAAACTCGCCGTTGGTGCTGGAGTTTTAACTGATCCAGAAGTTTTACTCAAAGAAATCAAAATGCTCGAAAAGTTCAATGTCGGAGAAAGGATGATAATTGACTACAGGTGTGGTATCATTGAAGATGTTCACAAAGAAACTGATAAATCAAACGAACACCTTTCAAAAGAAATTGGATCAACTGGAACAGGATGTGGTCCTGCAAATGTTGACAGAGCAATGAGAACATTGAAACAAGGAAAAGACGTAGAATCAATTTCCAAATACCTCGGAGATGTTTCAGAAGAAGTGAATGAAGCGCTGGAATCTGGAGATAACGTATTAATCGAAGGTACTCAAGGATCCCTCTTATCATTATTCTACGGAAGCTACCCTTACGTTACCTCAAAAGATACAAATGCAGCATCTTTTGCAGCAGATGTGGGTGTAGGTCCTACAAAAATTGACGAAGTCGTTGCAGTATTCAAATCCTACCCTACAAGAGTTGGTGAAGGACCTTTCCCAACAGAAATGACTGTGGAAGAAGCTGAAAGTCTCGGAGTCGTTGAATACGGAACCGTTACTGGGAGGAGAAGAAGAGTTGGTTACTTCGATCATGATCTTGCTAAAAAAGTATGCAGATTAAACGGAGCAACCCAAATAGCAATAACATGTCTTGATAAGTATGATACTGACTGTTATGGCATAATAGAATACGATAAATTATCTGAAAAAGGTAAGGCATTCATAAAAGAAGTTGAAGAAAAAGTTGGCGTTAAGGTAACTCTTATTTCAACAGGTCCTGAACTTGGACAGACTATCGATGTTAGAAAATAA
- a CDS encoding 2-phosphoglycerate kinase — protein MTFDENISRILVKDKEYEMPFSKGLLARSLTAAGMKPSESYTLAREIERDLNEQNVLKISKDELRRRVYYTLINRDYEGIGEKYLLWRRVLKKHSIIILVGGSSGVGTSTIAFELASRLGIPSVIGTDSIREVMRRSISKDLVPMLYESSYTAWTALRRSQWDEQDTKEMHLLGFERHVEPVLLGIESIIDRSLTEGTSVIIEGTHIVPGLMGEKYQSMPNVIFLNLTLSSEETHKKRFTARAKVSDRPLERYLENFEIIKEINQYIVEKSKENKVPVIENVSISETVQKCLEIVTERFSNLNDEPIIDSDMY, from the coding sequence ATGACGTTTGACGAGAACATTAGCAGAATTTTGGTAAAAGATAAAGAATATGAAATGCCCTTTTCAAAGGGTCTTTTAGCGAGATCCCTAACCGCTGCGGGAATGAAACCTAGTGAGTCCTATACTTTAGCACGTGAGATTGAGCGAGATTTAAACGAGCAAAATGTATTAAAGATTTCTAAAGATGAATTAAGACGAAGAGTATATTACACACTTATTAATCGAGATTATGAAGGAATTGGAGAAAAATATCTCTTATGGCGAAGAGTTTTAAAGAAACATTCGATAATTATTCTCGTAGGCGGATCAAGTGGAGTTGGAACTTCCACAATTGCATTTGAGCTTGCATCAAGGCTCGGTATTCCAAGCGTTATTGGAACCGATTCGATAAGGGAAGTAATGAGAAGAAGTATCTCAAAAGATTTAGTTCCGATGCTCTACGAATCGTCATATACTGCATGGACTGCACTTAGGCGTTCACAATGGGATGAACAGGACACAAAAGAAATGCATTTACTTGGATTTGAAAGGCACGTTGAACCTGTTCTTTTGGGTATTGAAAGTATTATAGATAGAAGCTTAACTGAAGGAACGAGTGTTATAATTGAAGGAACACACATTGTTCCGGGATTAATGGGTGAAAAATACCAGTCAATGCCAAACGTGATATTTTTGAATTTAACATTAAGTTCAGAGGAAACCCATAAAAAACGATTTACTGCAAGAGCCAAGGTAAGTGACAGGCCTCTTGAGCGGTATTTAGAGAATTTCGAAATAATAAAAGAAATTAATCAGTATATTGTTGAAAAATCAAAAGAAAATAAAGTTCCAGTCATTGAAAACGTTTCAATCAGTGAAACTGTTCAAAAATGTTTAGAAATTGTTACTGAACGATTTAGCAATCTAAATGATGAGCCAATAATCGATTCAGATATGTACTAA